Proteins encoded in a region of the Balaenoptera ricei isolate mBalRic1 chromosome 19, mBalRic1.hap2, whole genome shotgun sequence genome:
- the LOC132353990 gene encoding octapeptide-repeat protein T2-like, producing MERGGEKEGGEKVSWFRGKVRIKKVLTDKVAPTRNEKLQDEERVRSEGKASGEESSQGKESVSKEKGRGHRRGRGKELAWEEQFPQDEGEGWVYKGWDEEQKPSEEQAPGEKQERGQGKGRGVGKVRNQDPERGGSRGRTRYLGRARARRMGRCEEKWGRGKKWGRSHVQVRDQRNWGK from the coding sequence ATGGAAAGGGGTGGTGAAAAGGAAGGGGGCGAAAAGGTGTCATGGTTCAGGGGGAAGGTGAGGATCAAGAAAGTGCTGACGGACAAGGTAGCGCCGACAAGGAACGAGAAGTTGCAGGACGAGGAGAGGGTGCGGAGCGAGGGGAAGGCCAGTGGCGAGGAGAGTTCCCAAGGCAAAGAAAGCGTCTCTAAAGAGAAGGGGCGGGGCCATAGGAGGGGGCGGGGCAAGGAGCTGGCTTGGGAAGAACAGTTCCCCCAGGATGAGGGGGAAGGGTGGGTCTATAAGGGGTGGGACGAGGAGCAGAAGCCCAGCGAGGAGCAAGCTCCAGGCGAGAAACAGGAGCGGGGAcaggggaaggggcggggcgTGGGGAAGGTCCGGAATCAGGATCCGGAGAGGGGCGGGTCTAGAGGCAGGACCCGGTACCTGGGCAGGGCCCGAGCACGGAGAATGGGGCGGTGCGAAGAGAAGTGGGGGCGGGGCAAGAAGTGGGGGCGGAGCCACGTGCAGGTGCGAGACCAGAGGAACTGGGGAAAATAG